One Maledivibacter sp. genomic window carries:
- a CDS encoding ATP-dependent Clp protease ATP-binding subunit: MFDKFTERAQRAIGLAQEEAKRLKHNYIGTEHILLGLLSEGGGVAAKALTNLGIQIDKLRQNIEAMVGVGKEESELQGITPRTKRVFELSFEEARKLGHNYVGTEHLLLALIREGEGVAAKAILSMGVDINKVYLEVLKLLGNNVESESPKMGKVKGNVKTKTPTLDKYGRDLTIMAAEDKLDPVIGREKEIDRVVQVLSRRTKNNPCLIGEPGVGKTAVAEGLAQKIIEGNIPEILKNKRVVTLALASMLAGAKYRGEFEQRLTTVMDELREAGDVILFIDEMHTIIGAGGAEGAIDASNILKPVLARGEIQAIGATTLDEYKKHIEKDSALERRFQPIMIEEPSIQDTIKILKGLRDKYEAHHRVKITDEALKAAAELSHRYIADRFLPDKAVDLIDEAASKVRLQNATQPENLKSLEDKLEKIKKEKEEAVSNQNFEKAAQLRDEEKNILQELNDKKDNWKTSINKNSEVGEEEIAGVVSVWTGIPVNKLAQEESERLLNMENILHKRVIGQEEAVESISRAIRRARVGLKDPNKPIGSFIFLGPTGVGKTELTKALAETMFGDEDAMIRIDMSEYMEKHSVAKLVGSPPGYVGYDEGGQLTEKIRRKPYSVILFDEIEKAHPDVFNILLQMLDDGRLTDAKGRMVDFKNTVIVMTSNVGASRIKKQKTLGFSGIDEDTKKNEYEKMKENIISELRRQFRPEFLNRIDDTIVFHQLQREHIKEIVDLMVKELTNRLIDLNITIEITETAKDYLADKGYDIEYGARPLKRVITKMIEDKLSEEILMGKISKQDDIIVDVEEDKLIFSKK, encoded by the coding sequence ATGTTTGATAAATTTACGGAAAGGGCACAAAGGGCAATTGGATTGGCTCAAGAAGAAGCAAAACGCTTAAAGCATAATTATATCGGGACTGAACATATACTATTAGGCCTTTTAAGCGAAGGTGGGGGAGTCGCGGCAAAGGCTTTAACCAATCTAGGGATTCAAATAGATAAGCTTAGACAAAATATCGAAGCCATGGTTGGTGTGGGAAAAGAAGAAAGTGAGCTTCAAGGAATTACTCCTAGAACAAAAAGAGTATTTGAACTTAGCTTTGAGGAAGCCAGAAAGCTTGGTCATAATTATGTAGGAACTGAACATTTACTCCTCGCCCTAATAAGAGAAGGTGAAGGGGTAGCTGCTAAGGCAATATTGAGTATGGGTGTAGATATCAATAAGGTTTACTTAGAAGTACTTAAATTATTGGGAAACAATGTGGAATCAGAATCGCCTAAAATGGGTAAAGTTAAAGGCAATGTGAAAACAAAAACACCTACACTGGATAAATACGGTAGAGATTTAACCATAATGGCAGCAGAAGATAAGCTAGATCCTGTTATAGGCAGAGAAAAGGAAATCGATAGAGTAGTGCAGGTTCTTAGTAGAAGAACAAAGAATAATCCATGCCTTATAGGTGAACCGGGAGTGGGGAAAACTGCTGTTGCCGAAGGTCTTGCCCAAAAAATTATTGAGGGGAATATACCAGAAATCTTAAAAAATAAAAGGGTAGTTACCTTAGCACTGGCTTCAATGCTTGCTGGGGCAAAATATCGAGGAGAATTTGAACAAAGATTAACCACCGTGATGGATGAACTTAGAGAAGCCGGGGATGTAATATTATTTATTGATGAAATGCATACAATTATTGGAGCCGGAGGTGCTGAGGGAGCCATAGATGCCTCAAATATTTTGAAACCTGTTCTTGCAAGGGGAGAAATACAAGCCATAGGGGCAACAACCCTTGATGAATATAAAAAACATATTGAAAAGGATTCGGCACTGGAAAGAAGATTTCAGCCTATCATGATAGAGGAGCCTTCAATACAGGATACTATAAAGATACTTAAAGGACTTAGGGATAAATATGAAGCCCATCATAGGGTGAAAATTACTGATGAAGCTTTAAAGGCAGCGGCCGAGCTTTCCCATAGATATATAGCAGATAGATTCCTGCCAGATAAGGCGGTAGACTTGATTGATGAAGCTGCTTCAAAGGTAAGATTACAAAATGCCACTCAACCCGAAAATTTGAAAAGCTTAGAGGATAAGCTGGAAAAAATAAAAAAAGAAAAGGAAGAAGCAGTAAGTAATCAAAATTTTGAGAAGGCAGCACAGCTTAGAGATGAAGAAAAAAACATTTTACAAGAGCTTAATGATAAAAAGGATAATTGGAAAACAAGTATTAACAAGAACTCAGAAGTAGGAGAGGAAGAAATAGCAGGTGTAGTTTCAGTATGGACTGGTATACCTGTAAATAAACTGGCACAAGAGGAATCCGAGAGACTTCTCAACATGGAAAATATACTTCATAAAAGGGTAATCGGACAAGAAGAAGCTGTTGAATCCATATCACGGGCCATAAGAAGAGCCAGAGTAGGGCTTAAGGACCCTAATAAGCCTATTGGGTCCTTTATATTCCTAGGACCGACTGGGGTAGGGAAAACAGAGCTTACAAAGGCATTGGCTGAGACCATGTTTGGGGATGAGGATGCAATGATCAGAATAGATATGTCTGAATATATGGAAAAGCATTCAGTAGCTAAGCTAGTGGGATCTCCTCCAGGATATGTAGGCTACGATGAAGGTGGTCAACTGACTGAAAAGATCAGAAGAAAGCCCTATTCTGTAATATTATTTGATGAGATAGAAAAGGCACATCCCGATGTATTCAATATATTGCTGCAAATGCTGGATGATGGTAGATTAACCGATGCTAAGGGTAGAATGGTAGATTTTAAGAACACGGTTATAGTAATGACTTCAAATGTAGGAGCAAGTAGAATTAAGAAGCAAAAAACCCTAGGGTTTTCCGGAATAGATGAAGATACAAAGAAAAATGAATACGAGAAGATGAAGGAAAATATAATCAGTGAACTTAGGAGACAGTTCAGACCCGAGTTTTTAAATAGAATTGATGATACTATAGTATTTCATCAATTACAAAGGGAGCATATAAAAGAGATAGTTGACCTAATGGTAAAAGAGCTTACAAATAGACTAATCGATTTAAATATAACCATTGAAATTACAGAGACTGCTAAGGATTATCTTGCAGATAAGGGTTATGACATAGAATATGGTGCGAGACCCCTTAAGAGGGTTATTACAAAAATGATAGAGGATAAGCTTTCAGAGGAAATATTAATGGGGAAAATATCTAAACAAGATGATATAATAGTAGATGTAGAAGAAGACAAATTGATATTTAGTAAGAAGTAA
- the radA gene encoding DNA repair protein RadA: MGKIKTKYVCQECGYISLKWMGKCPECNSWQSFVEEFVEKKGRSSDLSTTVSQKPVKLKNIELEMENRFSTANSELDRVLGGGIVKGSLVLVGGDPGIGKSTLLIQVASNIGGQGLRVLYVSGEESLKQIKMRADRLGINNDNLYIVSENNLQFISKYIEEVDPNLLIIDSIQTVYNPDIASAPGSVSQVREGTSALMKLSKTQGIATFIVGHVTKTGSIAGPKVLEHMVDTVLYFEGEKHNIYRVLRAVKNRFGSTNEIGIFEMTNNGLQEILNPSHLFLSHRPEKASGSVVVSGIEGTRPVLIEIQALISPTNFGNPRRMATGIDYNRVVMLMAVLEKKVGLQLQGQDGYVNVVGGIQLSEPAVDLAIVAAIASSFRNKIIDPHTIIFGEVGLTGEVRSVNHAEKRIVEAVKMGFKTCVIPKGNLSGLPELKDIEIIGVDNVYEALDMILGGRR; the protein is encoded by the coding sequence ATGGGTAAGATAAAGACAAAGTATGTATGTCAGGAATGTGGATATATATCATTAAAATGGATGGGGAAATGCCCGGAGTGCAATAGTTGGCAAAGCTTTGTGGAGGAGTTTGTTGAAAAGAAGGGGAGAAGCAGCGATTTATCCACAACCGTTTCACAAAAACCCGTAAAGCTTAAAAATATTGAGCTGGAGATGGAAAATAGATTTTCAACAGCTAACAGTGAGCTGGACAGGGTCCTAGGAGGAGGAATTGTAAAGGGTTCTTTGGTCTTAGTAGGGGGAGACCCAGGTATTGGTAAGTCAACTCTTCTTATACAAGTGGCAAGTAATATAGGAGGCCAAGGCCTAAGGGTTTTATATGTATCCGGGGAAGAGTCTCTTAAGCAAATAAAGATGAGAGCCGATAGACTTGGTATAAACAATGATAATCTGTATATAGTTTCTGAGAACAATCTACAATTTATTTCAAAGTATATTGAAGAAGTTGATCCAAATTTACTAATTATAGACTCTATACAAACGGTGTATAATCCAGATATAGCCTCTGCACCGGGGAGTGTTAGTCAAGTTCGTGAAGGAACCTCTGCACTTATGAAGTTATCAAAGACCCAAGGGATTGCAACCTTCATTGTAGGACATGTTACTAAGACTGGATCAATTGCAGGGCCGAAAGTATTAGAGCATATGGTAGATACAGTGCTATATTTTGAAGGGGAAAAGCATAATATATATAGAGTGCTTCGGGCGGTTAAAAATAGATTTGGATCTACAAATGAAATAGGCATTTTTGAGATGACTAACAATGGTTTACAAGAAATTTTAAATCCTTCGCATCTATTTTTATCCCATAGACCGGAAAAAGCATCGGGATCAGTGGTTGTATCGGGGATAGAAGGAACAAGACCTGTGCTAATTGAAATACAAGCACTTATAAGCCCTACAAATTTTGGTAATCCAAGGAGAATGGCAACGGGTATTGATTATAATAGGGTAGTAATGCTTATGGCAGTTCTTGAGAAAAAAGTAGGTTTGCAGCTTCAAGGGCAAGATGGATATGTAAATGTGGTAGGGGGAATACAGCTTAGTGAGCCTGCAGTTGATTTAGCAATTGTAGCAGCCATTGCTTCAAGCTTCAGAAATAAAATAATAGATCCCCACACTATTATATTTGGGGAAGTAGGCTTGACTGGAGAAGTTAGATCAGTTAATCATGCTGAAAAAAGGATAGTAGAAGCGGTAAAAATGGGATTTAAGACTTGTGTAATTCCAAAGGGAAACTTAAGTGGGCTTCCAGAGCTTAAGGATATAGAAATAATTGGCGTGGATAATGTATATGAAGCCCTTGATATGATTTTGGGAGGTAGACGTTAG
- the disA gene encoding DNA integrity scanning diadenylate cyclase DisA, with product MVQEEKNRTQDINESLKILAPGTPLREGLESVLRAKTGALIVVGDNPEVIKLVDGGFYINTELTPAHLYELAKMDGAIIISSDQRKILYANAQLNPQPSITSSETGIRHRTAQRTAIETGNLVVSISQRRNIITLYKGQHKYILQDTNKVINKANQAVQTLEKYKTVLDQAMTSLSALELEDLVTLYDVCLVIQRTDMVIRIANEIERYINELGSEGRLVSMQLEELICFVKEDGEHVIEDYRIYIEENDKDSIMKKLRELSSEELLDLTNIANILGYSYDINILDISVTPRGYRILFKIPRLPSAVIDNIVQYFKDFQKISRASTEELYDVEGIGEVRAKNIKEGLRRVRDQVLLDRHLLKK from the coding sequence GTGGTTCAGGAAGAAAAAAACAGAACTCAAGATATAAATGAGTCGTTAAAAATTTTAGCTCCAGGAACGCCCCTTAGGGAAGGACTAGAGAGTGTTCTTAGAGCTAAGACAGGAGCTTTGATAGTAGTTGGAGATAATCCAGAGGTAATTAAGCTAGTCGATGGAGGTTTTTATATAAATACAGAGCTTACCCCTGCCCACTTATATGAATTAGCTAAGATGGATGGGGCCATTATAATTAGCTCGGATCAAAGAAAGATTCTTTATGCAAATGCACAGCTTAATCCTCAACCCTCCATCACATCATCTGAAACTGGTATAAGGCATAGAACAGCTCAAAGAACGGCAATAGAAACAGGAAATCTTGTGGTATCTATATCTCAACGTAGAAATATCATAACCCTTTATAAGGGACAGCATAAATATATATTACAGGATACAAACAAGGTTATAAATAAGGCAAACCAAGCTGTACAAACTCTGGAAAAATATAAAACGGTTTTAGATCAGGCAATGACGAGCCTTAGTGCCTTAGAGCTTGAGGATCTAGTAACTTTATATGATGTATGCCTTGTTATACAAAGAACGGATATGGTAATAAGAATAGCAAATGAGATAGAAAGATATATAAATGAATTGGGCAGTGAAGGTAGATTAGTTAGCATGCAGCTTGAGGAATTGATATGCTTTGTGAAGGAAGATGGAGAACATGTTATTGAGGACTATAGAATTTATATTGAGGAAAATGATAAGGACTCCATAATGAAAAAACTTAGGGAACTTTCATCGGAGGAACTTTTGGATTTAACAAATATAGCAAACATATTAGGATATTCATATGATATTAATATTTTAGATATATCAGTAACTCCAAGGGGATATAGAATACTATTCAAAATACCTAGATTACCATCGGCAGTTATAGATAATATTGTTCAGTATTTCAAAGACTTTCAAAAAATATCAAGGGCCAGTACGGAAGAATTGTATGATGTAGAAGGAATCGGTGAAGTAAGGGCAAAAAATATAAAAGAAGGACTTAGAAGGGTAAGGGATCAAGTTCTTTTAGACAGACATTTGTTGAAAAAATAA
- a CDS encoding DUF1573 domain-containing protein, which yields MKDLLCDEFQNSVGEVLTRHKSILDTITKLQESSAKINRAVIKSVTNCGCVKIDACNQKVPDDVNYEDISNYLDNHLRGELCEVCREKIIEEMGRNLFYMAALANDFDINLYDVMLKEFKKINALGKFTLY from the coding sequence ATGAAGGACTTATTATGTGATGAATTTCAAAACTCTGTTGGCGAAGTTTTAACCAGACATAAAAGCATATTAGATACAATAACTAAACTTCAGGAATCTTCTGCAAAAATTAATAGAGCAGTGATCAAATCAGTAACCAACTGTGGGTGTGTTAAAATCGACGCTTGTAATCAAAAAGTTCCAGACGATGTAAATTATGAAGATATATCAAATTATCTAGACAATCATCTTCGGGGAGAACTTTGTGAAGTTTGCAGAGAAAAAATCATTGAAGAAATGGGACGTAATTTATTTTATATGGCTGCACTAGCAAATGATTTTGATATAAATCTTTATGATGTAATGCTTAAAGAATTTAAAAAAATTAATGCTTTAGGTAAGTTTACCTTGTACTAG
- a CDS encoding CarD family transcriptional regulator, translated as MFNIGDKVVYPMHGAGIIESIEEKEILGKKRKYYILRLPLRNMKVMIPLDNVETMGLRDIISEKEVEQVLAVLNDDESKMPQNWNRRYRANMDKIKSGDIYEVAIVVRNLMLRDREKGLSTGERKMLNNAKQILVSELVLVNDADEISVEDLINEAVQ; from the coding sequence ATGTTTAATATAGGCGATAAAGTGGTTTATCCTATGCACGGTGCAGGAATAATTGAATCAATTGAAGAAAAGGAAATTTTAGGTAAAAAGAGGAAGTATTATATTTTACGATTACCTCTAAGAAATATGAAGGTAATGATTCCCCTTGACAATGTTGAAACTATGGGACTTCGAGATATAATATCAGAGAAAGAAGTTGAACAGGTTTTAGCAGTATTAAATGATGATGAGTCTAAGATGCCTCAAAATTGGAATCGTAGATATAGAGCAAATATGGATAAAATTAAAAGCGGAGATATTTATGAAGTTGCGATTGTAGTTCGAAATTTAATGCTTAGGGATAGAGAAAAAGGGCTTTCCACGGGAGAAAGAAAAATGTTAAATAATGCAAAACAAATATTAGTAAGCGAATTGGTATTAGTGAATGATGCCGATGAAATAAGTGTAGAAGATCTTATAAACGAAGCTGTTCAGTAA
- a CDS encoding PIN/TRAM domain-containing protein, with protein sequence MLNKIIRGSLTFAGAMAGYAVGILISKIIKAQNFLNIAPLTTLQELIISIVSAVVFGFILFAITPWLMKKGLSSANWVETELQKIPTTDILVGSIGLIIGLIIAYLISLLIIPIPYVGTILSVIVYIFLGYLGVSISTKKTNDLINLPNIFKRSSKDKASNKPEYSSIPKILDTSVIIDGRIADVCKTGFVEGPLVIPEFVLKELRHIADSSDSLKRNRGRRGLDILNKIQKELDIEVQITDRDFDEIGEVDIKLVKLGQVLSGKVVTNDFNLNKVSELQGVPVLNINELANAVKPVVLPGEEMVVQVIKEGKENGQGVAYLDDGTMIVVDGGKKHIGQTMDVTVTSVLQTAAGRLIFAKPKNMINRTA encoded by the coding sequence ATGCTGAATAAAATTATACGTGGTTCTTTAACTTTTGCGGGAGCAATGGCTGGATATGCAGTGGGAATATTAATTTCCAAAATTATTAAAGCCCAAAATTTCTTAAATATCGCTCCTTTAACAACGTTACAAGAATTAATAATTAGCATTGTTAGTGCTGTTGTATTTGGATTTATACTCTTTGCTATAACACCATGGCTGATGAAAAAAGGTTTGAGTAGTGCGAACTGGGTTGAAACTGAGCTGCAGAAAATACCAACTACTGATATTTTAGTAGGATCTATTGGACTTATAATTGGACTTATAATTGCTTATTTGATTAGTCTCTTAATTATACCTATCCCTTATGTAGGGACCATACTTTCTGTTATAGTCTATATCTTCTTAGGCTATTTAGGAGTAAGTATATCGACAAAGAAAACTAATGATTTAATTAACTTACCTAATATATTTAAAAGAAGTTCTAAGGACAAGGCGAGTAACAAGCCAGAGTATTCAAGTATACCTAAAATACTTGATACTAGTGTAATAATTGATGGAAGAATTGCCGACGTATGTAAAACAGGTTTTGTTGAAGGCCCCTTGGTTATTCCAGAATTTGTTTTAAAAGAATTAAGACATATAGCAGACTCTTCAGATTCTCTTAAGAGAAATAGAGGTAGAAGAGGCTTAGATATATTAAATAAGATACAAAAGGAATTGGATATCGAAGTTCAAATTACCGATAGGGACTTTGATGAAATAGGTGAAGTGGATATAAAACTAGTCAAATTAGGACAAGTATTATCGGGTAAGGTTGTCACTAATGATTTCAACTTAAATAAGGTATCGGAGCTTCAAGGGGTACCGGTTTTAAATATCAATGAATTAGCCAATGCAGTAAAACCAGTTGTATTACCAGGTGAAGAAATGGTGGTTCAAGTTATTAAAGAAGGAAAAGAAAACGGTCAAGGGGTTGCTTACCTTGATGATGGTACAATGATAGTAGTAGATGGTGGCAAAAAACATATTGGTCAAACCATGGATGTTACAGTTACAAGTGTACTTCAAACAGCAGCGGGAAGACTTATATTTGCTAAACCAAAGAATATGATAAATAGAACAGCATAA
- the ispD gene encoding 2-C-methyl-D-erythritol 4-phosphate cytidylyltransferase: MNTAIILAAGRGTRMKAQLNKQYLFLKGRPIIAHTLNAFERSPLIDEIILVINKNDIELCKKNVLKKYRFKKVVKIINGGDQRQESVLNGLSHLNPKSEIVLIHDGARPLVSKEVIKRCIDGAKKFGAVSAGVPIKDTIKIMKEDGFVKFTPKRKDVWITQTPQVFKVEIIKQAHKFAATENFLGTDDAMLVEQIGREVKMVEGDYENIKITTPEDLITAEAILNHKRR, translated from the coding sequence ATGAACACAGCTATAATACTTGCTGCTGGAAGAGGAACTAGGATGAAAGCACAGCTAAATAAACAATATTTGTTCTTAAAGGGAAGACCCATAATTGCCCATACTTTAAATGCCTTTGAAAGAAGCCCGTTAATCGATGAAATTATACTTGTTATTAATAAGAATGATATAGAGCTATGTAAAAAAAATGTTTTGAAGAAATATAGATTCAAAAAAGTGGTGAAGATAATTAATGGAGGAGACCAAAGACAAGAATCTGTTTTAAATGGTCTTTCCCATTTAAATCCTAAATCAGAAATTGTTCTCATACATGATGGGGCAAGACCCCTCGTATCCAAGGAAGTCATTAAAAGATGTATTGATGGAGCAAAAAAATTTGGAGCTGTGTCAGCTGGAGTACCCATAAAGGATACCATAAAGATCATGAAGGAAGATGGATTTGTGAAGTTTACTCCAAAAAGAAAAGATGTATGGATCACTCAGACACCCCAAGTTTTTAAAGTGGAGATCATAAAGCAAGCCCATAAGTTTGCCGCTACTGAAAATTTTTTAGGCACTGATGATGCCATGCTAGTAGAACAAATTGGGAGAGAAGTAAAAATGGTTGAAGGAGACTATGAAAATATAAAGATAACTACTCCAGAGGATTTAATTACGGCTGAAGCAATACTTAATCATAAAAGAAGATAA
- a CDS encoding sigma 54-interacting transcriptional regulator encodes MRERLFDIINKEDKKKPYTDAQLAKLMSLRREIVTGLRKNHGIPDSRERRREILTKAIKGILKNNHKISERELTKKVGELGFDVSRHIIREYRKELNNNMDPKYIDEKNKNSNNQLIGSTYSYSQKKYSSFSNIIGAEGSLKPYIKQAKAAMLYPPHGLHTLILGPTGVGKSELAESMYKFSKEANIIGQKSHMVTFNCADYADNPQLLMSQLFGYVKGAFTGAESDKEGLVEKANGGILFLDEVHRLPPEGQELLFYLIDRGKFRRLGETSAQRQVKITIIAATTENSDSMLLHTFRRRIPMVIELPNLSTRPLSERLEIIKAFFSKEAYRIQTAIKVCNNVLRALLLYECLGNVGQLRSDIQVSCAKGFLNYVTNNPAMMEITIDDIPIHAKKGLLKTQNYRPEIEKLIKYQNLVVEPNKERVHPISDNQDMYNMPYEIYEFIEKRYHDLQGQVSNQEVINYIIGNEMQRKVENLLKKVETSIKPIEKKDLVNIVGIEIVELVNKILRIASWKLGIITDHLFYVLSVHLNTTLIRLKNGKTITNPQLKKIKEKYPKEFEVAKEMVEVINEELNVVLTEDEIGFISMYLSTVTDKEESVKQGRVGVLVATHGNVSNAMAEVANRLLGVSFAKAVNMSLDESPQTALDRTMEMVKSMDEGKGVLLLVDMGSLVTFGEIITKETGIKTKSVSRVDTVMVIEAIRRAMLPDSNLDEIADSIEEKTKYISRLTNLYPETVQKQKAIITMCITGQGTALKIKELLENIINKFDEKVKIIPIGAVENNIKELIMEIQKEHKILSIVGTVNPRIANIPYIALENIIQEKGLKKLENLILKRNSLEDISVEINIDTNSALSKLINRNSILIDMEADSKEQAIKTLANKLYEKGFVEKRFIQSVLDREKLGPTYFINGTSIPHGEPIYVNKPIIGVGVLKYPVNWGEVEVKIILMIALKSECIDVITELQSFCEDPKNIELLSSCNEDEIISMLIS; translated from the coding sequence ATGAGAGAAAGATTATTTGACATTATAAATAAAGAGGATAAAAAGAAACCCTATACCGATGCACAGCTAGCAAAGCTTATGAGCCTAAGAAGAGAAATAGTTACAGGTTTACGCAAAAACCATGGTATACCTGATTCAAGGGAACGAAGAAGGGAAATTTTAACTAAGGCTATTAAAGGTATATTAAAAAATAATCATAAAATCTCAGAGAGAGAGTTAACTAAAAAAGTTGGGGAGCTTGGGTTCGATGTTTCGCGTCATATTATTAGAGAATATAGAAAAGAATTGAATAATAATATGGACCCAAAATATATTGATGAGAAAAATAAAAATTCTAATAATCAATTAATCGGCTCCACGTATTCCTATAGTCAGAAAAAATATTCTTCCTTTAGTAATATTATTGGGGCTGAGGGCAGCCTAAAGCCCTATATAAAACAAGCAAAGGCAGCAATGCTTTATCCACCCCATGGTTTACATACTTTAATTCTTGGCCCTACTGGAGTAGGAAAAAGTGAGCTAGCAGAATCAATGTATAAATTCTCTAAAGAAGCAAATATAATAGGTCAAAAATCACATATGGTTACATTTAATTGTGCCGATTATGCAGATAATCCACAATTGCTTATGTCGCAGTTATTTGGATATGTAAAGGGAGCCTTTACAGGTGCAGAATCCGATAAAGAAGGATTAGTTGAAAAAGCAAATGGAGGTATACTTTTTTTAGATGAAGTACATCGCTTGCCACCAGAAGGGCAGGAGTTATTATTCTATTTGATAGATAGAGGTAAATTTAGAAGACTAGGTGAAACAAGTGCCCAAAGGCAAGTTAAAATAACTATAATTGCGGCCACTACTGAAAACTCAGATTCAATGCTTCTACATACTTTCAGAAGAAGAATACCAATGGTAATAGAATTGCCGAATTTAAGTACAAGACCTTTATCTGAAAGGCTAGAAATCATTAAGGCGTTTTTTAGTAAGGAGGCATATAGAATTCAGACAGCTATCAAGGTTTGTAATAATGTTTTAAGAGCATTACTCCTATATGAATGCCTAGGAAATGTGGGGCAGTTAAGAAGCGATATACAAGTAAGCTGTGCAAAGGGATTTTTAAATTATGTAACAAATAATCCTGCCATGATGGAAATAACAATAGATGATATTCCTATCCATGCAAAAAAAGGATTACTTAAAACCCAAAATTATAGACCAGAGATTGAAAAGCTAATTAAGTATCAAAATCTAGTGGTTGAGCCAAATAAAGAAAGGGTTCATCCCATTTCCGACAATCAAGACATGTATAATATGCCCTATGAGATATATGAATTCATAGAAAAAAGATATCACGATCTTCAAGGGCAAGTTTCCAATCAAGAGGTTATTAATTATATTATTGGAAATGAGATGCAAAGAAAAGTAGAGAATTTACTTAAAAAAGTGGAAACCAGTATAAAACCCATAGAGAAAAAAGATTTGGTGAATATAGTCGGTATTGAAATTGTAGAGCTAGTGAATAAGATTTTAAGAATAGCTAGTTGGAAGTTAGGAATAATAACGGATCATCTTTTTTACGTACTATCTGTTCATCTAAATACAACATTAATAAGATTAAAGAATGGGAAAACGATTACAAATCCACAACTTAAAAAGATAAAGGAAAAGTATCCAAAGGAGTTTGAGGTAGCTAAGGAAATGGTTGAAGTAATCAACGAAGAATTAAACGTAGTGCTTACTGAAGATGAAATAGGATTCATCTCCATGTATCTATCAACGGTGACCGATAAAGAAGAATCTGTAAAACAAGGAAGAGTGGGGGTTTTAGTAGCTACCCATGGGAATGTATCTAATGCTATGGCGGAGGTAGCAAACAGATTATTAGGTGTGAGCTTTGCCAAGGCGGTTAATATGTCTTTAGATGAGAGTCCTCAAACAGCTTTAGATAGAACCATGGAAATGGTAAAAAGTATGGATGAGGGAAAAGGCGTATTACTTTTAGTAGATATGGGTTCCTTAGTAACCTTTGGTGAAATAATCACTAAGGAAACAGGAATCAAAACAAAAAGTGTATCAAGGGTAGATACAGTGATGGTTATTGAGGCTATTAGAAGAGCTATGCTTCCTGACTCTAACTTAGATGAAATAGCAGATAGCATTGAAGAAAAAACTAAATATATAAGTAGGTTGACAAATTTATATCCTGAAACTGTACAGAAACAAAAGGCAATTATAACTATGTGTATTACAGGTCAAGGAACTGCCCTTAAGATTAAGGAACTTTTAGAAAATATAATAAATAAGTTTGATGAAAAGGTGAAAATTATCCCCATAGGTGCAGTTGAAAATAATATAAAGGAACTAATAATGGAAATCCAAAAGGAACACAAAATTTTATCCATAGTTGGAACTGTAAATCCTAGGATAGCGAATATACCATATATAGCTTTAGAAAATATTATTCAAGAAAAAGGCTTAAAAAAGCTTGAAAATCTTATTTTAAAAAGAAATTCTCTTGAAGATATATCAGTTGAAATAAATATTGATACAAATTCAGCATTAAGTAAATTAATTAATAGAAATTCAATTTTAATTGATATGGAAGCTGATTCCAAAGAACAGGCTATAAAAACTTTAGCAAATAAGCTCTATGAAAAGGGATTTGTTGAAAAGAGATTTATTCAATCTGTATTAGATAGGGAAAAGCTCGGACCTACATATTTTATTAATGGAACAAGTATACCCCATGGTGAGCCTATCTATGTAAATAAACCCATTATAGGAGTAGGTGTTTTAAAGTACCCAGTAAACTGGGGTGAAGTAGAAGTTAAAATTATTTTGATGATAGCATTAAAATCTGAATGTATTGATGTTATTACTGAGCTACAAAGCTTTTGTGAAGATCCCAAAAATATCGAGCTACTATCTTCTTGTAATGAAGATGAAATAATATCAATGTTGATTAGCTAA